A single region of the Yersinia entomophaga genome encodes:
- a CDS encoding MFS transporter, whose translation MPLALLALTISAFAIGTTEFVIVGLVPTIAEQLNVSVPSAGLLVSIYALGVAIGAPVLTALTGRIPRKTLLIGLMILFTLGNVLAWQAPGYESLIVARLLTGLAHGVFFSIGSTIATGLVPKEKAASAIAIMFGGLTVALVTGVPLGTFIGQHFGWRETFLAVSLIGAVAIVASVILIPSNIPNKASAGLKQQLQVLTHPRLLLIYAITALGYGGVFTMFTFLAPMMQELAGFSAPAVSWILLAYGVSVAIGNIWGGKLADRYGAVPALSFIFTALAALLFIFQFTASHSIAALITLMAMGIFAFGNVPGLQVYVVQKAEEYTPHAVDIASGLNIAAFNVGIALGSLIGGQIVSQWELAQTPWVGGVIVIGALALIRVSGRLDKRHFRPAIAS comes from the coding sequence ATGCCTTTAGCCTTACTAGCATTGACCATTAGCGCTTTTGCTATTGGTACCACCGAGTTTGTGATTGTTGGGCTAGTGCCCACGATTGCTGAACAGCTAAATGTTTCGGTACCATCAGCTGGTTTACTGGTTTCTATTTACGCGCTGGGCGTAGCAATTGGCGCACCAGTATTGACCGCATTAACAGGGCGTATTCCTCGGAAAACCTTGCTGATTGGTCTGATGATACTATTTACTCTGGGCAATGTGCTGGCATGGCAGGCTCCGGGTTATGAATCGTTGATAGTGGCTCGGCTGCTGACCGGGCTGGCTCACGGCGTGTTCTTCTCAATCGGTTCTACCATCGCAACCGGTCTGGTGCCGAAAGAGAAAGCCGCATCTGCAATTGCAATTATGTTTGGTGGGTTGACGGTAGCCTTAGTCACTGGCGTGCCTCTAGGTACCTTTATCGGGCAGCATTTTGGCTGGCGTGAAACCTTTTTAGCTGTCTCATTGATTGGTGCAGTGGCGATCGTTGCCAGCGTTATTTTGATTCCCAGTAATATTCCCAATAAAGCCAGTGCCGGTTTAAAGCAGCAGTTGCAGGTATTAACTCATCCGCGTTTATTACTGATTTATGCCATTACTGCGCTGGGGTACGGCGGCGTTTTCACTATGTTCACTTTCCTGGCACCGATGATGCAGGAATTGGCCGGTTTCTCTGCGCCAGCGGTGAGCTGGATCTTGCTGGCATACGGAGTTTCAGTCGCGATTGGGAATATTTGGGGCGGTAAATTAGCAGATCGGTACGGTGCGGTACCGGCACTGAGCTTTATTTTCACTGCGTTGGCTGCGCTACTGTTTATTTTTCAGTTTACGGCGAGCCACAGCATTGCCGCTCTAATTACTTTAATGGCTATGGGAATCTTTGCATTTGGCAACGTGCCTGGCTTGCAGGTATATGTGGTACAGAAAGCCGAGGAATATACGCCACATGCGGTGGATATTGCTTCAGGGTTGAATATCGCCGCTTTTAACGTGGGGATCGCCTTGGGATCGCTTATCGGTGGACAGATCGTTTCCCAATGGGAATTAGCTCAAACCCCCTGGGTTGGCGGTGTGATAGTGATTGGAGCGTTGGCGCTGATTAGGGTTAGCGGCCGGTTGGATAAACGGCATTTTCGCCCAGCGATAGCCAGCTGA
- the yafC gene encoding DNA-binding transcriptional regulator YafC, with the protein MKANSDELITFVTVVECGSFSRAAEQLEQANSVVSRTVKKLETKLGVTLLNRTTRQISLTQEGEHYFRRTQAILREMALAENELLDNPLNPRGLLRIDASTPVILHMLAPLVASFRVRYPLMALSLVSSETFINLIERKVDIAIRVGTLQDSTLRARKLMNSYRHIVASPAYLQRYGTPRTAAELQQHVCLGFNDLPALNRWPLLAHDGQLLEINSDVSSNNGETQRRLCLEGNGVACLSDFMIQKDIDRGDLVPILKDLTIPVVMPINAVYYSDQAVSSRLRCFIDFVTERLAENSNEATT; encoded by the coding sequence ATGAAAGCTAACTCTGATGAGCTAATTACCTTTGTAACCGTGGTTGAATGCGGCAGTTTCAGCCGAGCTGCCGAGCAGCTTGAACAAGCTAACTCCGTGGTCAGCAGAACCGTTAAGAAGCTAGAAACCAAACTGGGCGTAACATTGCTGAATCGTACTACACGACAAATCAGCCTAACGCAGGAAGGCGAGCATTACTTTAGACGCACGCAGGCGATTTTGCGTGAAATGGCATTGGCGGAAAATGAACTGCTCGATAATCCGCTGAATCCAAGAGGACTATTGCGCATTGATGCCTCTACTCCGGTAATCTTGCATATGCTGGCACCGCTAGTGGCTAGTTTCAGAGTGCGCTATCCGTTAATGGCACTCTCATTAGTTTCCTCGGAGACATTTATCAATCTGATAGAACGTAAAGTCGATATCGCCATTCGCGTAGGCACATTGCAGGATTCAACTCTGCGCGCCAGAAAGCTGATGAATAGTTACCGCCATATTGTGGCTTCTCCTGCTTATCTACAGCGCTACGGCACTCCACGCACTGCGGCTGAACTACAGCAACATGTTTGTCTGGGATTTAACGATCTCCCAGCGCTCAACCGCTGGCCGCTATTAGCTCATGATGGCCAGTTACTGGAGATTAACTCGGATGTAAGTTCAAATAATGGGGAAACCCAGCGGCGGCTTTGTCTTGAGGGGAATGGTGTTGCCTGTTTGTCTGACTTTATGATTCAAAAAGATATTGATCGGGGAGACTTAGTTCCGATATTAAAGGATCTGACGATTCCAGTCGTCATGCCAATCAATGCGGTTTATTACAGCGATCAGGCTGTCAGTAGCCGGTTGCGCTGTTTTATTGACTTCGTCACCGAGCGATTAGCGGAAAATAGCAATGAAGCAACAACCTGA
- the dkgB gene encoding 2,5-didehydrogluconate reductase DkgB — translation MSIPAFGLGTFRLQDQVVIDSVSTALKLGYRAIDTAQIYENEAAVGQAIAESGVKREELFITTKIWIANLSTEKLIPTLRESLQKLKTDYVDLTLIHWPSPKNEVPVAEFMAELLKAKELGLTRQIGVSNFTIDLMQQAIDAVGAEAIATNQIELSPLLQNAKVVKFARQHGIAITSYMTLAYGKALQEPVIQQMAKLRNATPAQVILAWAMQLGYSVIPSSTKEANLASNLLAQELKLTDENMAQMAALDRNERLVSPEGLAPDWD, via the coding sequence ATGAGCATCCCTGCATTTGGATTGGGTACTTTTCGCCTGCAAGATCAGGTTGTTATCGATTCAGTTTCCACCGCGTTGAAACTGGGCTATCGCGCAATTGATACGGCACAAATCTATGAAAATGAAGCCGCTGTTGGGCAAGCCATTGCTGAGAGTGGCGTTAAGCGTGAAGAGTTGTTTATTACCACCAAAATTTGGATCGCCAATCTGTCTACGGAAAAACTGATTCCCACTCTGCGTGAAAGCTTACAAAAACTGAAAACGGATTATGTCGATCTCACGCTGATCCACTGGCCATCACCAAAGAATGAAGTTCCAGTCGCTGAGTTTATGGCTGAGTTATTGAAGGCTAAAGAATTAGGTCTGACTCGCCAGATCGGCGTTTCAAACTTTACTATCGATCTGATGCAGCAAGCGATTGATGCCGTTGGAGCCGAAGCTATCGCTACTAATCAAATCGAACTATCTCCATTATTACAGAACGCCAAAGTGGTGAAGTTTGCTCGCCAGCACGGTATAGCGATTACTTCATATATGACACTGGCTTACGGTAAAGCTCTGCAAGAGCCAGTGATTCAGCAAATGGCTAAACTGCGTAATGCTACGCCGGCGCAGGTTATTCTGGCCTGGGCGATGCAGTTAGGTTATTCGGTTATTCCGTCCTCAACCAAAGAAGCTAATTTAGCCAGTAATCTATTGGCTCAGGAATTAAAATTGACCGACGAAAACATGGCACAAATGGCTGCCTTGGATCGTAATGAGCGTCTGGTTAGCCCTGAAGGTTTGGCTCCGGATTGGGATTAA